One window from the genome of Cyclobacterium amurskyense encodes:
- a CDS encoding tetratricopeptide repeat protein — translation MRKTLLFYGLTLLMIGQVYSQSSLHQTSLEAKFQDALELFQKDQFSSSREAFDRLSMHPDINENSRAVAVAYYKALSSLRGDFPEGTSLMDAFILDNPNESLRNEAAWILGNHYFVNRNYKKAISNFDLLRNVPLTTDRHPEFFFKTGYSYFQLKNYTQAKSYFERAKTYRSPFLASAYFYAGYSSFEQGDFEAAAKDFKEAEKSSEYSLKVPYMLAGIYYRQQKLDTLIEYAAPIINNKGLDNSEQIHLLLAEAYYDKNNFSQAAVHYMAFWTAKKGKLSRDQQYKAGVAHYENKQFAEASQFFKEVALVNDELGHLASYFLGYAYIQQKNLPFAANSFNAAYKLDFRPEIKEEALFNYAKVSLELGKFQEAITALDTYLNEYPQGSQKTAAENLLSDALVNTNNYLRAISHMEKMNNKSDRIKSAYQKVTFYQSMTYYRDNNLNGTLRLLDKSLQYPIDKSLQYQAQYWKGEANAASNKDKVAIQAYEKLISMNPPSMDPSLIRTHYGLGYAYFNDGQYDKAERQFKSYTDKLKNSSDKQHYDDAFIRLGDTYYVQKKFTDAANVFRRAVAENNAYSDYAYFRGGVVANFQNNNREAIRQLDQVINNFPNSLYMEDALYQKAQIHMEELNYGQGRDVFSKLISNKPNSPFIPFALEGRAVANYSLKDYDKAIEDYKMILDKYPNAENGETALVGLQESLSLQGRSQEFSTYLSGYRKSNPSNNNLQNVEFEAAKSLVFNQSYSQALTALQNFIRNYPNSAQLPEAKYYLGDAYFRLGDNAKALSIYYELENTSDNNLKSRVFQKLAHIEFGNGNYSKAIPYYQFTAQNARSKAEEYEATFGLMQAYFETKAYKEAIRSADKILELGNITVDSESNALLIKAKSLENTNAVDQAMLVYKQLMENHKTEQGAEALYKLALRHYEKGEFSLSNELIFNNSQPFTQYAYWYGKQFIVLAQNYISMNEKFQAKATLESIIENASDDTVKQEAESLLKTINLAN, via the coding sequence ATGAGAAAAACATTACTATTTTATGGTTTAACCTTACTAATGATAGGTCAGGTTTATTCCCAATCCAGTTTACATCAAACCAGTCTGGAAGCAAAATTTCAGGATGCACTTGAACTGTTTCAAAAGGACCAATTTTCCTCCTCTAGAGAAGCTTTTGACAGGTTGTCTATGCATCCGGATATCAATGAGAATAGCCGGGCAGTAGCTGTTGCCTATTATAAAGCTTTGTCCTCACTTCGAGGGGATTTTCCTGAAGGTACCTCTCTGATGGATGCTTTTATCCTTGACAATCCCAATGAATCTCTAAGAAATGAAGCAGCTTGGATTCTAGGAAATCATTATTTTGTCAATAGGAATTACAAAAAAGCCATTAGCAATTTTGACTTGCTACGCAATGTGCCGCTTACTACAGATCGACATCCTGAATTTTTTTTTAAGACAGGGTACAGTTATTTTCAGTTAAAGAATTACACCCAAGCTAAAAGTTATTTTGAACGGGCAAAAACCTATAGGAGTCCCTTTTTGGCCAGTGCCTATTTCTATGCAGGATACAGTTCATTTGAACAAGGCGATTTTGAAGCTGCAGCCAAAGACTTTAAGGAAGCAGAAAAATCCAGTGAGTACAGTCTGAAAGTACCTTATATGTTGGCTGGTATTTATTACAGACAACAAAAACTAGATACCTTGATTGAATATGCAGCACCTATAATTAATAATAAGGGGCTCGATAACAGCGAACAAATTCACCTGCTATTGGCAGAAGCCTATTACGACAAAAATAACTTTAGTCAGGCAGCAGTTCACTACATGGCTTTTTGGACTGCCAAGAAAGGAAAGCTATCTAGAGACCAACAATACAAGGCTGGTGTTGCCCATTATGAAAATAAACAATTCGCTGAAGCAAGCCAGTTTTTTAAAGAAGTGGCTTTAGTAAACGATGAATTGGGACATCTTGCCAGTTACTTTTTGGGCTATGCCTATATTCAACAGAAAAACTTACCCTTCGCTGCCAATAGTTTTAATGCGGCTTATAAATTAGACTTTAGACCTGAAATTAAGGAAGAAGCCTTGTTTAATTATGCCAAAGTAAGTTTGGAACTAGGTAAATTTCAGGAAGCGATTACAGCTTTGGATACCTACCTGAATGAATACCCTCAGGGTAGTCAAAAAACAGCCGCTGAGAATTTACTTAGTGATGCCTTAGTCAATACCAATAATTATCTCCGTGCAATAAGTCACATGGAGAAAATGAATAATAAATCGGATAGGATTAAATCTGCTTACCAGAAAGTCACCTTTTATCAGTCAATGACCTATTATAGGGACAATAACCTCAATGGGACACTTAGGTTATTAGACAAGTCACTTCAATACCCCATAGACAAGTCCTTGCAATACCAGGCGCAATACTGGAAAGGTGAAGCCAATGCAGCTAGTAATAAGGATAAAGTAGCGATTCAAGCTTATGAAAAGTTGATTAGCATGAATCCACCTTCTATGGACCCAAGTCTTATCCGAACTCATTATGGATTAGGCTATGCCTATTTCAATGACGGCCAATATGACAAAGCTGAAAGACAATTCAAGAGCTATACTGACAAATTAAAGAATAGTAGTGACAAGCAGCATTATGATGATGCTTTTATAAGACTTGGAGATACTTATTACGTGCAGAAAAAATTCACTGATGCTGCCAACGTTTTCCGAAGAGCGGTAGCTGAAAATAATGCTTACAGCGATTATGCCTATTTCAGAGGAGGAGTAGTGGCGAATTTTCAGAACAATAACCGAGAGGCAATCAGGCAATTGGATCAAGTGATAAACAACTTTCCAAATAGCTTGTACATGGAAGATGCCTTGTACCAAAAGGCTCAAATTCACATGGAAGAGTTGAATTATGGCCAAGGTAGAGATGTCTTTTCAAAACTAATTAGTAATAAACCTAACAGTCCTTTCATTCCTTTTGCCTTGGAAGGGAGAGCCGTTGCTAATTATTCTTTAAAAGACTACGACAAAGCCATAGAAGATTATAAAATGATCTTGGATAAATATCCGAATGCTGAGAATGGAGAAACCGCATTGGTTGGTTTGCAGGAAAGTTTGTCTTTACAAGGAAGGTCACAAGAGTTTTCCACCTATTTGTCGGGATACCGCAAGTCCAACCCAAGTAATAATAACCTACAAAATGTAGAGTTTGAAGCTGCAAAAAGTTTGGTATTCAATCAGTCATACAGTCAAGCACTTACTGCCTTACAAAATTTCATCAGGAACTATCCCAACTCAGCTCAACTTCCTGAAGCCAAGTATTATTTAGGCGATGCTTATTTTAGACTGGGAGACAATGCCAAGGCCTTGTCTATTTACTACGAGTTAGAAAATACTAGTGATAACAACCTAAAAAGTAGGGTATTCCAAAAGCTTGCGCATATTGAATTTGGCAATGGCAACTATTCCAAAGCCATACCTTATTATCAGTTTACGGCCCAAAATGCCCGAAGTAAAGCGGAGGAATACGAGGCTACCTTCGGATTGATGCAAGCTTATTTTGAAACCAAAGCTTATAAGGAGGCCATCAGGAGTGCAGACAAGATTCTTGAATTAGGGAACATCACTGTTGATTCTGAATCCAACGCTTTATTGATCAAAGCTAAATCCCTTGAAAACACCAATGCAGTTGACCAGGCTATGCTGGTGTACAAGCAGCTTATGGAAAACCATAAAACTGAACAAGGAGCAGAAGCACTTTATAAATTGGCTTTGAGACACTATGAAAAGGGTGAATTTTCGCTCTCTAATGAGTTGATTTTTAATAATTCACAACCTTTTACTCAATACGCCTATTGGTACGGAAAGCAGTTTATTGTGCTAGCACAAAATTACATTTCCATGAATGAAAAATTTCAAGCGAAAGCTACTTTAGAATCCATTATAGAAAATGCTTCGGATGACACTGTCAAGCAGGAAGCAGAATCTTTATTAAAAACCATCAACTTAGCCAATTAA
- a CDS encoding universal stress protein — MKNYTILCPIDFSESALNAIEYSAKLGEKLGAELIIFHVPDKEDYQKLFPSKALEDSLPAARKKLENLVKVVQEESIDKGLVSCRSLIMEGKTVKTILDYSENNKIDLIVMGTEGINEFKNNFIGTNSSRVVQDASCDVFIIPRKVFFKPPRKLVYATDYLEEDKLAIQKVVQIAQCYSAEIDVVHVSSKSNLIDKAQYEYLKEELAPFISYEKVNYVLKSYRDEPALGLENYLITSRGNILFTLSKKKSWFEKLFTNNLSKKMSYFINKPLYVIKSV; from the coding sequence ATGAAAAATTATACCATTCTTTGTCCAATAGACTTTTCAGAATCTGCCTTAAACGCAATTGAATATTCGGCCAAATTAGGAGAGAAGTTGGGCGCAGAATTAATTATCTTCCACGTCCCTGACAAGGAAGATTATCAAAAATTATTTCCATCCAAAGCACTTGAAGACAGCTTGCCTGCTGCAAGAAAAAAACTTGAAAACCTGGTTAAAGTTGTACAGGAAGAAAGTATTGATAAGGGCTTAGTTTCTTGTCGATCACTTATTATGGAAGGAAAAACTGTAAAAACCATCCTTGATTATTCAGAAAACAATAAAATAGACCTCATAGTAATGGGGACTGAGGGGATCAATGAATTCAAGAATAATTTCATTGGAACCAATTCCAGCAGGGTAGTACAAGATGCCAGTTGTGATGTGTTTATTATTCCTAGAAAGGTTTTCTTTAAACCTCCCAGAAAACTTGTGTACGCCACTGATTATCTGGAAGAAGATAAACTAGCTATACAGAAAGTAGTACAAATTGCTCAGTGTTATTCTGCCGAAATTGACGTGGTCCACGTAAGCTCGAAATCAAATTTAATAGACAAAGCCCAATACGAGTATTTAAAAGAAGAATTGGCTCCTTTTATTAGTTATGAAAAGGTGAATTATGTTTTAAAATCCTACCGTGATGAACCTGCATTGGGCTTGGAAAATTATTTGATTACTTCCAGAGGAAATATATTATTTACCCTCAGCAAAAAGAAAAGTTGGTTTGAGAAACTCTTCACCAATAATCTTTCGAAGAAAATGTCCTATTTTATTAATAAACCCCTTTATGTAATCAAGAGCGTTTAA
- a CDS encoding sodium:solute symporter — translation MSYLDWTILFGTLLVIAGYGIYKTYGPKDMDKYIRGGNDMNWLTIGLSIMATQASAITFLSTPGQAYSDGMRFIQFYFGLPVAMIFICVFFLPIYYKLKVYTAYEFLEQRFDLKTRTLTAGLFLIQRGLAAGITIYAPAIILSTLLGWNLTFTNIFIGVIVVIYTVSGGTKAVSVTQKQQMTVMMGGMILAGIIVVQMIPVSFTEALHVAGKMDKLNIVNFEFDLSDRYNFWSGFTGALFLFLSYFGTDQSQVQRYLSGKTLTESRMGLMMNGFLKVPMQFIILFIGVMVFVFYQFYQPPVFFNTIQLDKLKASEYLHDFNDLEQTYTNIFESKGESINGLLGAIENEDQEAIDQYKSAISDHTKAQEDVRDQVKELIVKNDPLAETRDTDYVFMRFVMDYLPQGVIGLLFAVIFSAAMSSTASELNALSSTTTIDIYRRSINKDQSSNHYMKSSRWFTVLWGVFAILFATYATLFENLIQAVNLLGSLFYGSILGIFMVAFFMKWVGGKAVFLAAIVTEILILTLHYYNGKTIGDFSIDIGFLWYNAIGCLLVMAIAALLSLFIPKPKKPIVSKG, via the coding sequence ATGAGTTACCTGGATTGGACTATTTTATTTGGAACCCTGTTGGTCATAGCAGGATATGGAATTTATAAAACTTATGGGCCTAAGGATATGGACAAATATATCCGTGGTGGCAATGACATGAATTGGCTGACCATTGGCTTGTCCATAATGGCTACGCAAGCTTCTGCCATTACCTTCTTAAGTACGCCTGGTCAGGCTTATTCTGATGGCATGCGCTTCATTCAATTTTATTTTGGTCTACCCGTGGCCATGATATTTATTTGCGTTTTTTTCCTACCAATATACTACAAGCTAAAGGTGTATACAGCCTATGAGTTTCTCGAACAAAGATTTGACCTAAAGACAAGAACTTTGACTGCTGGTCTATTCTTGATTCAGAGAGGTTTGGCTGCAGGTATCACCATTTATGCTCCAGCCATAATATTGTCAACCCTATTGGGCTGGAACCTGACTTTTACGAATATTTTTATAGGAGTAATAGTAGTCATCTATACCGTTTCCGGAGGTACTAAAGCTGTTTCAGTTACCCAAAAGCAGCAAATGACAGTAATGATGGGAGGGATGATTTTGGCAGGAATTATTGTGGTACAAATGATACCAGTCAGTTTTACGGAAGCATTGCATGTGGCAGGTAAAATGGACAAGCTCAATATTGTCAATTTTGAATTTGATTTATCTGATAGGTATAACTTTTGGTCAGGATTTACTGGGGCATTGTTTCTTTTCCTTTCATATTTTGGCACGGATCAATCCCAGGTACAACGTTACCTCAGTGGTAAGACCTTGACCGAGAGTAGAATGGGCTTAATGATGAATGGATTCCTAAAAGTACCCATGCAGTTTATCATCCTTTTTATAGGGGTGATGGTATTTGTCTTTTACCAATTTTATCAACCTCCAGTTTTCTTTAATACCATTCAGCTCGATAAATTGAAAGCGAGTGAATATTTGCATGATTTTAATGATCTGGAACAAACGTATACCAATATTTTTGAAAGTAAGGGAGAAAGTATAAATGGGCTATTGGGAGCCATCGAAAATGAAGATCAAGAAGCCATAGACCAGTATAAATCTGCTATCAGTGACCATACCAAGGCACAGGAAGATGTCAGGGACCAGGTAAAAGAACTAATTGTAAAAAATGATCCATTGGCAGAAACCAGGGATACGGATTATGTGTTTATGCGCTTTGTGATGGACTACCTTCCACAAGGAGTCATTGGGTTGCTCTTCGCTGTTATATTTAGTGCGGCCATGTCATCTACCGCCTCAGAGTTGAATGCATTGTCTTCCACTACCACGATTGACATTTACAGGAGATCAATAAATAAGGATCAAAGTTCAAATCATTATATGAAATCATCCAGGTGGTTTACTGTATTGTGGGGAGTATTTGCCATCCTTTTTGCTACTTATGCAACCCTGTTTGAAAACCTTATACAAGCCGTAAATTTGTTAGGGTCCTTGTTTTATGGTAGTATATTGGGAATTTTTATGGTAGCATTTTTTATGAAGTGGGTAGGAGGGAAAGCTGTTTTCTTGGCAGCCATAGTTACTGAAATACTTATCCTTACCCTTCACTATTACAATGGCAAAACTATTGGAGATTTCAGTATTGACATTGGCTTTTTATGGTACAATGCCATTGGCTGTTTATTGGTAATGGCAATTGCAGCATTGCTTAGCCTATTTATCCCTAAGCCTAAAAAGCCTATAGTAAGCAAAGGCTAG
- a CDS encoding 2-hydroxyacid dehydrogenase, with amino-acid sequence MALAIVAPNKSEKELNAWKGIFLELAPDIDLQIYPEIKDKALVEVVVLWQHPKNILKEFPNLKLICSMGSGVDHIMSDYFPENVPITRIVDPRLTFSMTNYVVMGILNYHRQFKRYLIDKKTKTWDMTQPEIPISVGVMGVGELGGDVLDKVNALGFPCFGYGNSPKASFRYPYYYGDQIQDFLDQVNIVVCLLPLTSKTEGFLNADLFAKFKEGTYLINVARGSHLVEEDLIPAIKSGRISGVLLDVFRKEPLDKNHPFWEQDEIMITPHIASITNYKAAAPQIITNYRNLSKNMPLINEVSVEQGY; translated from the coding sequence ATGGCATTAGCAATTGTTGCGCCAAATAAATCTGAAAAAGAGCTTAATGCCTGGAAGGGCATTTTTCTTGAACTAGCACCAGATATCGATCTTCAAATTTATCCAGAGATAAAAGACAAGGCGCTTGTGGAAGTAGTTGTATTGTGGCAACATCCTAAAAATATTCTCAAGGAATTTCCAAACCTAAAATTAATTTGTTCAATGGGTTCCGGTGTAGATCATATCATGTCGGATTATTTCCCTGAAAATGTTCCTATTACAAGAATTGTTGATCCCCGCCTTACCTTTTCCATGACCAATTATGTAGTGATGGGAATTCTCAATTATCACCGGCAATTTAAAAGATACTTGATAGATAAAAAGACCAAAACCTGGGACATGACCCAACCGGAAATTCCCATTTCGGTGGGAGTAATGGGAGTAGGTGAACTGGGAGGCGATGTGTTGGATAAGGTCAATGCTCTTGGGTTTCCATGTTTTGGATATGGTAATTCACCCAAAGCATCTTTTAGGTATCCCTACTACTATGGGGACCAAATTCAGGATTTTTTGGATCAGGTAAATATCGTCGTTTGCCTTTTGCCTCTTACGTCGAAAACAGAAGGGTTTTTGAATGCGGATCTTTTTGCCAAGTTTAAAGAAGGTACTTACCTTATTAACGTGGCAAGAGGGAGTCATCTGGTGGAAGAGGATTTAATCCCTGCCATTAAATCAGGACGTATCTCAGGTGTTTTACTGGATGTTTTCAGGAAAGAGCCTTTGGATAAAAATCACCCATTTTGGGAACAAGATGAGATCATGATCACTCCCCATATTGCCAGCATTACTAATTATAAGGCTGCTGCTCCTCAGATAATTACCAATTATAGAAACCTAAGTAAAAATATGCCTTTAATTAATGAGGTAAGTGTAGAACAAGGTTATTAA
- a CDS encoding DUF2911 domain-containing protein → MKTKNIICLIGLFSLVNLNLFAQIKMPQASPNSEISQQVGLTTLHLEYSRPSKKDRKIFGELVPFGKVWRTGANNPTTIEFDTDIKVNGRTLKAGKYAIYSIPEKKEWTIIFSNNTELWGAMGYDPSDDALRINVPVNKLKKPVESMEIHFSDLTDSGAQFNLSWDKTTVNFKIEMEVDRVVMSQITSLLIDKETNDPGLLFQAANYYYTQGKDLSLASEWVAKSVETDPKYYTVHLQAKIQAALGNTREAIAAAQKSMEMAEEAGNPDYVALNQRLINAIKK, encoded by the coding sequence ATGAAAACAAAGAATATCATTTGTCTAATTGGACTTTTTTCGCTTGTTAATTTGAATCTTTTTGCTCAGATAAAAATGCCTCAGGCAAGCCCAAATAGTGAAATATCTCAGCAGGTAGGGCTCACTACACTACATCTCGAATATTCTCGTCCAAGTAAGAAAGACAGAAAGATATTTGGGGAATTGGTCCCTTTTGGTAAGGTATGGAGAACAGGAGCAAATAATCCTACTACAATAGAATTTGATACGGATATTAAGGTAAATGGAAGAACCTTGAAAGCTGGTAAATATGCCATTTACTCCATTCCTGAGAAAAAAGAGTGGACAATTATCTTTTCTAACAATACAGAATTATGGGGTGCAATGGGTTATGATCCATCTGATGATGCACTGAGAATAAATGTCCCAGTTAATAAGCTTAAAAAGCCTGTTGAGTCAATGGAAATTCATTTTTCTGACCTGACAGATTCCGGAGCTCAATTTAATCTCTCCTGGGACAAGACCACAGTAAACTTCAAAATAGAAATGGAAGTGGATCGTGTGGTTATGAGTCAAATAACAAGCCTGCTAATCGATAAAGAAACCAATGATCCGGGATTGTTATTTCAGGCTGCCAATTATTACTATACCCAAGGTAAAGATCTTAGTTTAGCCAGTGAATGGGTAGCAAAATCAGTTGAAACAGATCCCAAATATTACACGGTTCACCTCCAAGCAAAAATTCAAGCTGCATTGGGTAATACAAGGGAAGCCATCGCAGCGGCTCAGAAATCAATGGAAATGGCTGAAGAAGCCGGAAACCCTGACTATGTAGCCCTAAATCAGCGATTAATTAACGCAATAAAAAAATAA
- a CDS encoding tetratricopeptide repeat protein has protein sequence METIETGISFYKEGKFDAALAVFNQLIVKEGKVPAYLHYRARIQSRLGALEEALMDFDTLLELDTYNTTYISDKAVVLHLLDRNHEAKEAFDQALNLDPNNPYRYSSRAYFRDRIGDLNGAIADYEKAIELDPEDAVAHNNKGIVEEKLGYKEQSKQSYSIADKLTGYQAPESNESALPKIDNAPQNTIEEPIKEQEGLNLKAYFKVLTNVFTDKETRAEFISFIKTKFKRS, from the coding sequence GTGGAAACTATAGAAACAGGCATCTCATTCTACAAAGAAGGAAAATTTGACGCAGCCTTGGCTGTATTTAACCAGCTAATCGTAAAGGAAGGGAAAGTTCCTGCTTACCTGCATTACAGAGCGCGTATTCAATCCAGACTTGGTGCTTTGGAAGAAGCTTTAATGGATTTTGACACACTGCTTGAATTAGACACTTACAATACCACCTATATTTCAGATAAAGCAGTGGTATTACACTTATTGGATCGCAACCATGAAGCCAAGGAAGCGTTTGACCAGGCCTTAAACCTTGATCCAAACAATCCCTACCGCTATTCAAGCAGGGCCTATTTTAGGGATAGAATTGGCGATCTCAACGGAGCAATAGCCGACTATGAAAAAGCCATAGAACTAGATCCAGAAGATGCTGTGGCGCATAACAATAAAGGAATTGTAGAAGAAAAACTTGGGTATAAAGAGCAATCCAAGCAAAGTTATTCCATAGCAGACAAACTTACTGGTTACCAAGCCCCTGAAAGCAATGAATCGGCGCTTCCCAAAATTGATAATGCTCCTCAAAACACTATCGAAGAGCCAATTAAAGAACAAGAAGGGCTCAACTTAAAAGCCTATTTTAAGGTATTAACAAACGTATTTACAGATAAAGAAACCAGAGCTGAGTTTATATCTTTTATAAAGACAAAATTTAAACGCTCTTGA
- the holA gene encoding DNA polymerase III subunit delta: MPSKPESILKDLEANKFAPIYFLQGEEPYFIDKITGFIENHALAPQDRSFNQTIMYGKDATVAAILNNAKRFPMMADRQVVIVKEAQNIPDLGKELGDQQLIAYIKNPLPSTILVFAHKYKVLDGRKALAKELDKKAILVKSDKIPEYKLAPYIDQYVKSKGHTIETKACQILAESIGNNMEVLTNEIDKMIINFNEPEKINAGHIQQFIGISKDFNNFELTKAISYKDILKANTIINYFGQNTKSHPLIPILSLLYIHFSRLLLVKANKNLGERELAGVIKVNPYFVKEYTIAAKNYSLGKIIDVIGYLKEADLRSKGVTTTNSVDDSQILKELIFKILH, from the coding sequence ATGCCCAGTAAACCGGAAAGTATTTTAAAAGATCTGGAAGCAAATAAATTTGCACCTATTTATTTCCTTCAGGGTGAAGAGCCTTATTTCATTGATAAAATTACGGGTTTTATTGAAAACCACGCTTTGGCTCCTCAAGATCGTAGTTTTAACCAAACGATAATGTATGGAAAAGATGCTACAGTAGCAGCCATTCTCAATAATGCCAAGCGCTTTCCTATGATGGCTGATAGGCAGGTCGTCATCGTTAAAGAAGCCCAAAACATTCCAGACCTTGGAAAAGAACTAGGGGATCAGCAGTTAATCGCCTATATTAAAAATCCGTTACCTAGTACAATTCTGGTTTTTGCCCATAAATACAAAGTTCTGGACGGACGTAAAGCCCTTGCAAAAGAGCTGGACAAAAAAGCCATTCTGGTAAAGTCAGATAAAATCCCTGAATATAAATTGGCTCCTTATATAGACCAATATGTGAAATCAAAGGGACATACCATCGAAACTAAGGCTTGCCAGATTCTAGCCGAATCCATTGGGAACAATATGGAGGTGCTGACCAATGAAATTGATAAAATGATTATTAATTTTAATGAACCTGAGAAAATTAACGCAGGGCATATTCAGCAATTCATTGGCATTAGCAAAGACTTTAATAATTTCGAGTTAACCAAAGCCATTAGCTATAAAGACATATTGAAGGCGAATACCATCATTAACTATTTTGGTCAAAACACCAAGTCCCATCCCTTAATACCCATACTGTCACTTCTTTACATCCATTTTTCCCGACTTTTATTAGTCAAAGCCAATAAAAACTTAGGTGAACGGGAGCTAGCAGGAGTTATTAAGGTAAACCCTTATTTTGTTAAAGAATACACCATTGCAGCTAAAAATTATTCTTTAGGCAAGATTATTGATGTTATTGGATACCTTAAGGAGGCGGACTTACGTTCCAAAGGAGTAACGACTACCAACTCTGTGGATGATAGTCAGATATTAAAAGAACTAATTTTTAAAATTCTTCATTGA